Proteins encoded within one genomic window of Pedobacter africanus:
- a CDS encoding OsmC family protein produces the protein MSTSRITYNGGLRTTSVHLRSGNEIITDAPVDNKGKGEAFSPTDLLATSLGNCMLTIVGIAANEHGFNIDGTTCEITKIMAENPRRVAEIVVNFQFPANNYSEKEKTIIERSANTCPVMYSLHPDIRKTVSFNY, from the coding sequence ATGAGCACTTCAAGAATAACTTATAATGGTGGTTTAAGGACCACATCTGTTCACCTGCGTTCGGGCAATGAAATCATTACCGATGCACCGGTTGACAATAAAGGAAAAGGCGAAGCATTTTCGCCTACCGATCTGCTGGCCACTTCGCTGGGCAATTGTATGCTGACCATTGTTGGCATTGCAGCCAATGAGCATGGTTTTAACATTGACGGGACAACTTGTGAGATCACTAAAATTATGGCGGAAAACCCAAGGCGGGTAGCCGAAATTGTAGTGAATTTTCAGTTCCCGGCCAACAATTATTCGGAAAAGGAGAAAACGATCATTGAAAGATCGGCCAATACCTGTCCGGTGATGTATAGTTTACATCCTGATATCAGGAAAACTGTAAGTTTTAACTATTAA
- the ytxJ gene encoding bacillithiol system redox-active protein YtxJ: MEWKNITRAEQVAEIQQQDGYSLIFKHSTRCSVSAMAKRRFEMDWSVIPENTSLYFLDLISYRDISAQIADTFQVHHESPQILVIKNGDCILDASHSDISADEVAEVINS, translated from the coding sequence ATGGAGTGGAAAAATATTACACGGGCCGAACAGGTGGCCGAAATTCAGCAACAGGACGGATATAGCTTAATTTTTAAGCACAGTACCCGTTGTTCAGTAAGTGCAATGGCCAAAAGACGTTTTGAAATGGACTGGTCTGTTATACCTGAAAACACCTCACTCTACTTTCTGGACCTGATCAGCTACCGAGACATTTCTGCTCAGATAGCTGATACCTTCCAGGTGCATCATGAATCTCCGCAAATCCTGGTAATCAAAAACGGCGATTGCATATTGGATGCCTCACATAGCGATATTTCGGCCGATGAAGTGGCCGAGGTCATTAATAGTTAA
- the ribH gene encoding 6,7-dimethyl-8-ribityllumazine synthase — translation MATQLKNLSDFSHTTVPDGSPYKFAIAVAEWNAEITGSLYNGALQTLLKHGVKAENIISVPVPGSFELTAAAEILLQKHKDLDAVICLGCVIQGETRHFDFICDAVANGVSNVGIKHSKAVIFGVLTTDNQQQAIDRAGGKHGNKGDEAAITALKMAELTATV, via the coding sequence CGGTACCTGATGGCAGCCCTTATAAATTCGCTATTGCGGTGGCCGAATGGAATGCAGAAATCACTGGCAGCCTTTACAATGGTGCTTTACAAACCCTGCTTAAACATGGCGTAAAGGCCGAAAATATCATTTCAGTACCCGTACCCGGAAGTTTTGAACTGACTGCTGCAGCGGAGATACTTTTACAGAAACACAAAGACCTTGATGCAGTAATTTGCCTGGGTTGTGTCATACAAGGTGAAACCAGACATTTCGACTTCATCTGCGACGCAGTAGCTAATGGCGTCAGCAATGTAGGCATTAAACACAGTAAAGCTGTAATATTTGGGGTATTGACTACCGATAACCAGCAACAGGCTATAGACAGGGCGGGCGGCAAACACGGCAATAAAGGCGATGAAGCTGCTATTACAGCGCTAAAAATGGCGGAACTGACCGCTACCGTATAA
- the lipA gene encoding lipoyl synthase: MIALPVVSENQVQRKPDWLRVKLPVGKEYAQVRSLVDTHKLHTICESGNCPNMGECWGAGTATFMILGNICTRSCSFCAVATGRPLAVDTDEPNRVANSVKLMQVKHCVITSVDRDDLKDGGSIIWAETLQAIRRESPETTLETLIPDFKGQWDNLYRVLEERPEVVSHNVETVRRLTRQVRIQAKYDRSLEALKRISEFGLRTKTGIMLGLGETEADVLEAMDDLVANGVHILTLGQYLQPTRNHHPVVDWIHPDQFERYKEIGLEKGLKYVESGPLVRSSYHAEKHLFDF; the protein is encoded by the coding sequence ATGATCGCATTACCGGTTGTTTCAGAAAACCAAGTACAACGTAAACCAGACTGGCTTAGAGTAAAGCTTCCTGTTGGCAAAGAATATGCACAGGTACGCAGTCTTGTGGACACCCACAAGCTGCACACCATTTGCGAAAGTGGCAATTGCCCGAATATGGGCGAATGCTGGGGAGCCGGAACGGCTACCTTTATGATCCTTGGTAACATCTGTACCCGATCCTGCTCTTTCTGCGCCGTTGCCACAGGCAGGCCACTAGCAGTTGATACAGATGAACCTAACCGTGTAGCCAACTCAGTGAAGCTGATGCAGGTCAAACACTGTGTAATCACTTCGGTAGACAGGGATGACCTGAAAGACGGAGGGTCGATCATCTGGGCCGAAACCCTGCAAGCCATCAGAAGGGAAAGTCCTGAAACGACATTGGAAACCCTGATCCCTGATTTTAAGGGGCAGTGGGACAACCTGTACCGTGTACTGGAGGAACGCCCGGAGGTGGTATCGCACAACGTAGAAACTGTACGCCGTTTAACCCGGCAGGTGCGCATACAAGCCAAGTACGACAGAAGTCTGGAAGCTTTGAAACGCATCTCAGAATTTGGATTACGTACTAAGACTGGTATCATGCTGGGCCTTGGTGAAACTGAAGCAGACGTATTGGAAGCCATGGACGACCTGGTAGCGAATGGTGTACACATTTTAACACTGGGGCAATACCTGCAGCCTACACGTAACCACCATCCTGTAGTAGACTGGATCCACCCTGATCAGTTTGAAAGATACAAGGAAATCGGATTGGAAAAGGGCTTAAAGTATGTAGAAAGTGGTCCGTTGGTGCGTTCCTCTTACCATGCAGAAAAACACCTGTTCGATTTTTAG
- a CDS encoding META domain-containing protein, giving the protein MKKIIFLILISISGLTACNTMKQNKSAGKLTGDWVLNYITGPRIAFDGLFPNDKPTINFKENPEIISGNTSCNGFSCKLTIKGNNMSISQPGPMTMRYCEGGGEKVFLDMLQKVTGYDVQGNTLVMLQGDIVVMRYTRK; this is encoded by the coding sequence ATGAAAAAAATCATCTTTCTTATCCTCATCAGCATCAGCGGATTAACAGCATGCAACACGATGAAACAAAACAAATCTGCAGGCAAATTAACCGGAGACTGGGTATTGAATTACATTACAGGCCCAAGAATTGCCTTCGATGGCCTGTTCCCCAATGACAAACCAACAATTAATTTCAAAGAAAACCCTGAAATCATCAGCGGCAATACCAGCTGTAACGGTTTTAGCTGTAAGCTTACCATTAAAGGGAACAACATGAGCATATCACAGCCCGGCCCCATGACCATGAGGTACTGTGAAGGCGGCGGCGAAAAAGTATTTTTAGACATGCTGCAAAAAGTAACCGGTTACGATGTACAGGGCAATACCCTGGTCATGCTGCAAGGTGACATTGTGGTTATGCGCTATACCAGGAAATAG